In the Rhodospirillaceae bacterium genome, one interval contains:
- a CDS encoding M3 family oligoendopeptidase yields MQAAKTDLPEWDLSHLYQGPDSKELEADLAGSAADAKAFRETYKGTLEAIDGAGLGAAVAAFEKIEEVLGKAMSYAQLLFAADMGDAERGRFQQTVHERITEISSDLLFFTLELNRLDDKVLEEKLKDPAASHYQSWVRDVRVYRPHQLDDDLEKLLLEKSVAGKAAWVRLFEETFADMRFQIGHKSLTLSDTLNMLSDKDGVTRKKAAKVLGEVLGKHQRLFALITNTLAKDKEIEDTWRKYPRPVSSRNLGNQVEDDVVDALASSVKDAYPDLSHRYYKLKAKWFGQEQLEYWDRNAPLPDDSDKRYSWDEARSMVLEAYGAFEPQMSDIAQRFFDERWIDAGPRPGKDSGAFSHPTVPSAHPYILMNFHGKSRDVMTLAHELGHGVHQILSGPQGALMSDTPLTTAETASVFGEMLTFRAMLEGETDPARRKILLAGKVEDMLNTVVRQIAFHHFETKVHDERKVGELAPERLGEIWMEIQAESLGPAIKLEDEYQHFWAYIPHFIHTPFYVYAYAFGDCLVNSLYDVFSDGHAAFQGKYLEMLRAGGTLRHKELLAPFGLDASDPQFWKRGLNVVSGFIDELEQLPTD; encoded by the coding sequence ATGCAGGCTGCCAAGACAGACCTTCCTGAATGGGATTTGAGCCACCTTTATCAGGGCCCAGATTCCAAAGAGCTAGAGGCAGACTTGGCAGGATCAGCCGCTGACGCCAAAGCGTTTCGGGAGACATATAAAGGCACGCTTGAGGCGATAGATGGTGCAGGCTTGGGCGCCGCCGTTGCTGCCTTTGAGAAAATCGAAGAAGTCCTGGGCAAGGCCATGAGCTACGCACAATTGCTGTTCGCAGCTGATATGGGGGATGCAGAACGCGGACGTTTTCAACAAACCGTCCACGAACGCATCACCGAAATCTCTTCTGATCTTTTGTTCTTTACGCTGGAACTCAATCGCCTTGATGACAAGGTGTTGGAAGAAAAGCTGAAGGACCCGGCCGCCAGCCACTATCAATCTTGGGTGCGGGATGTTCGGGTCTATCGTCCGCACCAATTGGATGATGACTTGGAGAAGTTGCTACTTGAAAAATCTGTTGCCGGAAAGGCTGCCTGGGTGCGCCTGTTCGAAGAAACCTTTGCCGACATGCGGTTCCAAATCGGGCACAAATCCCTGACCTTGTCTGACACCTTGAACATGCTGTCGGACAAAGATGGTGTGACCCGCAAGAAAGCGGCGAAGGTGCTGGGAGAGGTCTTGGGCAAGCATCAGCGCTTGTTTGCGCTGATCACCAACACCTTGGCCAAGGACAAAGAAATCGAAGACACATGGCGGAAGTATCCTCGTCCCGTCTCGTCGCGCAATCTTGGTAATCAGGTAGAAGACGACGTGGTGGATGCTTTGGCATCATCGGTGAAGGACGCTTACCCCGACCTTTCACACCGGTACTACAAACTGAAAGCCAAGTGGTTTGGCCAGGAACAACTGGAATATTGGGACCGCAACGCGCCATTGCCCGACGACAGTGACAAGCGCTACAGCTGGGACGAGGCGCGATCCATGGTGCTGGAGGCCTACGGTGCGTTTGAGCCGCAGATGTCTGACATCGCACAGCGGTTCTTCGATGAACGCTGGATTGATGCAGGGCCGAGGCCTGGGAAAGATTCTGGTGCATTCTCCCATCCGACAGTGCCGTCGGCACACCCATATATATTGATGAACTTTCACGGTAAATCTCGTGACGTGATGACCTTGGCGCATGAATTAGGTCACGGTGTTCACCAAATACTCTCCGGGCCACAAGGTGCGTTGATGTCTGACACACCTTTGACCACGGCAGAAACCGCGTCTGTCTTCGGCGAAATGCTGACGTTCCGTGCCATGCTGGAGGGCGAGACCGATCCTGCTCGTCGCAAAATTCTTCTGGCCGGTAAGGTCGAAGACATGCTCAACACCGTGGTGCGTCAGATCGCCTTCCATCATTTCGAAACGAAAGTTCATGATGAGCGCAAGGTTGGTGAGTTGGCACCAGAGCGCTTGGGCGAAATCTGGATGGAAATCCAAGCGGAAAGCTTGGGGCCGGCGATTAAACTGGAAGATGAATACCAGCATTTCTGGGCCTACATCCCGCACTTCATCCATACGCCATTTTACGTATACGCCTATGCATTCGGCGATTGCTTGGTGAATTCGCTCTATGACGTGTTCAGCGACGGTCATGCGGCGTTCCAAGGAAAGTATCTTGAAATGCTGCGAGCTGGCGGCACCCTGCGTCACAAGGAGCTTTTGGCCCCGTTCGGGTTGGATGCATCCGATCCGCAGTTTTGGAAGCGTGGGCTGAATGTGGTATCAGGGTTCATCGACGAACTGGAACAATTACCGACGGATTAG
- a CDS encoding cyclic nucleotide-binding domain-containing protein — protein sequence MSEPDGFKKIRAKRHQIVFQEDDPGESMFIVQSGAVGIYKTIEGERVQLAVLKNGEMFGEMAIIDGRKRMADAMAVEDSVLLQVPRKTLEERLSKFDPFLQALVEVLTNNLRTVHKSYMHRPRSVDDFLNAIDYHNDGFKKYMGMTKNQEIASDVMNKLSAIDELVLTLRDMLKHHEDSRHSVFNESDMARRQS from the coding sequence ATGTCTGAGCCTGATGGATTTAAAAAGATAAGGGCGAAACGCCACCAAATTGTGTTTCAAGAAGACGACCCGGGCGAAAGTATGTTTATCGTTCAATCCGGCGCGGTCGGTATTTATAAGACGATTGAGGGGGAGCGCGTCCAACTGGCGGTTTTGAAAAACGGCGAAATGTTTGGCGAGATGGCCATCATTGATGGTCGGAAGCGTATGGCGGATGCCATGGCGGTTGAAGACAGCGTACTTTTGCAGGTGCCGCGCAAGACCCTGGAAGAAAGGCTTTCAAAATTTGACCCGTTCCTGCAGGCCTTGGTTGAAGTGTTGACGAATAATCTTAGGACAGTTCATAAATCCTACATGCATCGGCCAAGAAGTGTGGATGACTTTTTGAATGCCATTGATTACCATAATGATGGCTTCAAAAAATACATGGGAATGACAAAGAATCAGGAGATCGCTTCTGATGTCATGAATAAACTTTCGGCAATTGATGAACTGGTTCTTACTTTGCGCGATATGCTGAAACATCACGAGGACAGTCGTCATAGCGTATTTAACGAATCAGACATGGCGCGACGGCAATCTTGA
- a CDS encoding NAD(P) transhydrogenase subunit alpha has translation MDSATLTEQSSKLATDAQNLATQAAKIAGEVTKLADTQAQALTQAAQTGDSFLSLFTVFVLACFIGFYVVWSVTPALHSPLMSVTNAISSVIIVGGLLAAGPMDMGFSKVMGFMAVTLASVNIFGGFIVTNR, from the coding sequence ATGGATTCGGCGACCCTCACAGAACAATCGTCAAAGCTGGCGACAGACGCGCAGAACTTGGCGACTCAAGCCGCCAAGATCGCGGGCGAAGTCACCAAGCTGGCCGATACTCAAGCCCAAGCGCTTACTCAGGCGGCACAAACTGGGGATAGCTTTCTCTCCTTGTTTACAGTTTTCGTGCTGGCCTGCTTCATCGGTTTCTATGTTGTTTGGTCGGTGACCCCGGCTCTGCACTCGCCGCTTATGAGCGTAACCAATGCCATTTCATCGGTGATCATCGTCGGCGGATTGCTGGCTGCGGGACCTATGGATATGGGTTTTTCAAAAGTCATGGGCTTTATGGCCGTGACCCTTGCATCAGTTAACATCTTCGGTGGCTTCATCGTCACCAATCGG
- a CDS encoding AarF/ABC1/UbiB kinase family protein, producing the protein MTDRDSSTLGGRVKRYARVGASVGSVAARVAGKRFLGINLDNEKYAGELKAVLGGLKGPLMKVAQILATVPDLLPEEYTAELIQLQTNAPSMGWSFVKRRMNAELGRGWEEKFASFEREAAHAASLGQVHRATSHDGQALACKLQYPDMGSAVEADLKQLKLAFSVYRRYDPAIDPSEIHKELSERLREELDYVREAQNMALYGDMLADEKTVHVPQSVEDLSTDRLLSMTWLEGEPLMDFVDSHIELRNAVANNMFRAWYVPFYYYGVIHGDPHLGNYSIRPDGDVNLLDFGCIRIFKPSFMGAVINLYRALRDDDEALAVHAYETWGFKDLSIEMIEVLNHWARFLYAPLLEDRVRKIQEAESGIYGAEVAAKVHRELRRLGGVTPPREFVLMDRAAIGLGSVFMHLKAEVNWHRLFHDLIDHFDEETLKVRQSKTLMKAGVPLP; encoded by the coding sequence ATGACCGATCGCGACAGTTCCACATTGGGGGGCAGAGTTAAGCGATATGCGCGTGTCGGCGCATCGGTCGGCAGCGTCGCGGCCCGGGTCGCGGGCAAGCGGTTCTTGGGGATCAATCTAGACAACGAAAAATATGCGGGCGAATTGAAGGCGGTACTTGGGGGGCTTAAGGGGCCGCTGATGAAGGTGGCGCAAATCCTCGCCACCGTGCCTGATTTGCTGCCGGAAGAATACACAGCCGAACTTATTCAGCTTCAAACCAACGCACCCTCCATGGGCTGGTCGTTTGTTAAACGCCGGATGAATGCGGAGTTGGGACGAGGCTGGGAAGAAAAATTCGCATCGTTCGAGCGCGAGGCGGCCCATGCGGCGTCGCTGGGTCAGGTTCACCGCGCGACATCTCACGACGGCCAGGCCCTTGCTTGTAAGCTCCAGTACCCGGATATGGGATCGGCGGTGGAAGCTGATCTCAAGCAACTGAAGCTGGCTTTCTCAGTTTACCGCCGCTACGACCCGGCGATTGATCCGAGCGAAATTCACAAGGAACTTTCAGAGCGCTTGCGGGAGGAACTGGACTACGTTCGCGAGGCCCAGAACATGGCGTTGTATGGCGATATGCTGGCCGATGAAAAGACCGTCCATGTGCCGCAATCAGTTGAAGATCTATCGACGGATAGATTGCTGAGCATGACTTGGCTCGAGGGCGAACCGCTGATGGACTTTGTCGATAGCCACATTGAGCTTCGCAACGCCGTCGCCAATAACATGTTCAGGGCGTGGTATGTGCCGTTTTATTATTACGGCGTCATTCATGGTGACCCGCACCTTGGTAATTATTCAATCCGCCCCGACGGCGATGTAAATCTTTTGGATTTTGGCTGCATCCGCATCTTTAAGCCAAGTTTTATGGGCGCCGTCATTAATCTTTATCGCGCCCTTCGGGATGATGATGAAGCATTGGCGGTACACGCGTATGAAACGTGGGGTTTCAAGGACTTATCGATTGAAATGATAGAAGTGCTGAACCACTGGGCGCGGTTCCTATATGCGCCATTGCTGGAAGACCGAGTTCGTAAAATTCAAGAAGCGGAGTCGGGCATCTATGGTGCCGAGGTCGCGGCGAAAGTCCACCGGGAACTCAGACGACTTGGTGGGGTCACGCCACCGCGTGAATTCGTGCTGATGGACCGTGCCGCAATTGGCCTTGGCAGCGTGTTTATGCATTTGAAGGCTGAGGTCAATTGGCATCGATTGTTTCATGACCTGATTGATCATTTCGATGAAGAGACGCTAAAGGTGCGCCAGTCCAAGACCTTGATGAAAGCAGGCGTGCCGCTGCCGTAA
- a CDS encoding Re/Si-specific NAD(P)(+) transhydrogenase subunit alpha has protein sequence MKIAIPKELRPGEERVSASPDVVGKLVGLGFDVVVEKGAGDGSSFTDEAYKKMGASIAKDAGAALKTADVVLKVQRPILGSGAANEVAKMKKGAVLIAHLSALVNPKDVDAYAKAGITAFAMELAPRISRAQSVDVLSSQSNLAGYKAVLDAAAEYGRAFPMMMTAAGTVPPAKAFIMGVGVAGLQAIATAKRLGAIVTATDVRPAVKEQVESLGGKFLEVDPEAEKNAETEGGYAKEMSAEYKKKQAQVVQDHIAKQDIVITTALIPGRPAPVLVTEDMVKSMPPGAVIVDLAVEAGGNCPLSELGKIVVKHGVKIIGHDNVPSRLAEASSALFGRNLLNFLTPFVDGEKKALNFDWDDEIVQGTLVCKDGKVVHPRLMPEKKAPAKKPVAKKPAAKKPAAKKTASKKEEK, from the coding sequence ATGAAAATTGCGATCCCTAAGGAACTGCGTCCCGGGGAAGAGCGCGTGTCCGCATCACCTGATGTGGTCGGCAAACTTGTGGGACTGGGTTTTGACGTTGTGGTTGAAAAGGGAGCCGGCGACGGTTCCTCCTTCACTGATGAGGCTTATAAGAAGATGGGTGCCTCCATCGCTAAGGATGCTGGCGCTGCCTTGAAAACAGCAGATGTCGTGTTGAAGGTTCAGCGACCTATATTAGGCTCAGGTGCCGCCAACGAAGTTGCCAAGATGAAAAAGGGTGCGGTTCTAATTGCCCACCTTTCCGCCTTGGTTAATCCCAAGGACGTCGATGCCTACGCCAAGGCGGGGATCACAGCCTTTGCCATGGAACTTGCCCCACGGATCAGCCGGGCGCAGTCGGTGGACGTGCTGTCGAGCCAAAGCAATTTGGCGGGCTATAAGGCGGTGCTGGATGCTGCAGCTGAATATGGTCGTGCATTTCCGATGATGATGACGGCGGCGGGGACTGTTCCGCCAGCAAAGGCCTTTATCATGGGGGTCGGCGTCGCTGGTCTGCAAGCCATCGCCACGGCCAAGCGGTTGGGCGCCATTGTTACAGCGACAGATGTTCGACCTGCGGTGAAGGAACAGGTCGAAAGTCTGGGCGGTAAATTCCTCGAGGTCGATCCAGAAGCCGAGAAGAACGCTGAGACTGAAGGTGGCTATGCCAAGGAAATGAGCGCCGAATACAAAAAGAAACAAGCGCAAGTCGTTCAGGATCACATTGCCAAGCAAGACATTGTTATTACCACGGCGCTGATCCCTGGTCGCCCGGCCCCTGTGCTGGTGACCGAAGACATGGTGAAGTCCATGCCGCCAGGCGCGGTTATTGTGGACCTAGCCGTTGAAGCTGGCGGCAACTGCCCGTTGTCCGAATTGGGCAAGATCGTGGTCAAGCACGGTGTTAAAATCATCGGCCACGATAATGTTCCAAGCCGATTGGCTGAAGCATCCAGCGCATTGTTCGGCCGCAACCTTCTTAACTTTCTGACGCCATTTGTGGATGGAGAAAAGAAGGCGCTGAACTTCGACTGGGATGATGAAATCGTTCAAGGCACTTTGGTTTGCAAGGACGGCAAGGTGGTGCATCCACGTTTGATGCCAGAGAAAAAAGCGCCGGCAAAGAAGCCAGTAGCTAAAAAGCCAGCTGCCAAAAAGCCTGCCGCTAAAAAAACGGCGTCTAAGAAAGAGGAAAAATAA